The following are encoded in a window of Solidesulfovibrio fructosivorans JJ] genomic DNA:
- a CDS encoding type II secretion system protein: MLKVVDRRKRGQQGFTLIEIIAVLVILGVLAVVAVPKYFDLQDEARRSAARGLIAAAQSQLSMGYAAMKLNSALSLDPTNECTKVAVSGGGNVFCPGNTSVDDWKKNILIRANINGMPDADTQTGYWNSPE; this comes from the coding sequence ATGCTGAAGGTCGTCGATCGTCGCAAAAGAGGGCAGCAGGGCTTCACCCTGATCGAAATCATCGCCGTCCTGGTCATCCTGGGCGTCCTGGCCGTGGTGGCCGTGCCCAAATATTTCGACCTGCAGGACGAAGCCCGCAGAAGTGCCGCCAGAGGCCTGATTGCAGCAGCGCAATCGCAGCTGTCCATGGGCTACGCCGCCATGAAGCTCAACAGCGCTCTCAGCCTGGATCCCACGAACGAATGCACGAAGGTCGCCGTCAGTGGTGGTGGAAATGTGTTTTGTCCTGGGAACACTTCTGTTGATGATTGGAAGAAGAACATCCTGATTCGGGCCAATATCAACGGCATGCCCGATGCTGATACCCAGACGGGCTATTGGAACAGCCCCGAGTAG
- a CDS encoding type II secretion system protein — MRRNPGVSSRPKAAQAGFTLIEIVCVLVVLGILAVAAVTYYDSLLDEAKRRGAQNLVAAAQTQLSLEFARRATAGLALDADAQNICEWVVIDSPDVAASINCAGNISGDVSISANIQGQNVTGAWNSPVSGGT; from the coding sequence ATGCGGCGGAATCCCGGCGTATCGTCCCGCCCCAAGGCGGCGCAAGCGGGCTTCACGTTGATCGAGATCGTTTGCGTGCTGGTGGTGCTTGGCATCCTTGCCGTCGCCGCCGTCACCTATTACGATTCCCTGCTTGACGAGGCGAAGCGGCGCGGGGCGCAAAACCTTGTCGCCGCCGCCCAGACGCAGCTCAGCCTGGAATTCGCCCGCCGGGCCACTGCCGGTCTTGCCCTGGATGCGGATGCCCAAAATATCTGCGAGTGGGTCGTCATCGACAGCCCGGATGTCGCCGCTTCCATAAACTGCGCCGGGAACATCAGCGGCGATGTCTCCATCAGCGCCAACATCCAAGGGCAAAACGTGACCGGAGCCTGGAACAGTCCCGTATCGGGCGGGACATGA
- a CDS encoding ExeA family protein — MSYYQALGLACEPFSNSPDPDLLYRAPSHLECLQHMEIAVRLRRGLNVVLGEVGTGKTTLGRELTRLLDGDDDIEVHFIDDPYHATPEDFLLSLARLFGLDTASLGRDAGLLREALKAELLRRGQDGRRIVALIVDEGQKITPPCLELLRELLNFETNTHKLLQIVIFAQDEFEDVLAARPNLEDRVNFRYRLLPLNRPQTRRMIETRLALCSPDGQAPAVFTALACRRIHRLTGGYPRKIVRLCHLSMLLAVGFGRRRIGWGLVGRAARESRGGASAWLRRGSLAAGCALAGLIVVGMASGRPPFVRHGADILTRAVATLTAPSTTASSGERTPAPNAAPVAAPAVAGADAPLLAAHGGVTPTPAGEAAGPAPTPAEAVSPATGDTPASAASQTATVEVPAAAPPAPTNPAAPAPKAGQGRDLAAALDLAAAALPPSASENVIVVAPDDALPAASAVAASSPELPPAMPVPGNAAAPDRIGACVMRPGWSVSKLAARLYGNGGRKVLAQLSVANPGKHFNTIRVGETLVFPPIEAAAPPAGSYLVKVASVDGLQKGYTFISRHIDKTELSLFCTRLPDASLRYDVVLPVLYPNQEAAEAALAGLPRELAAKAVLLGGYPAGTTYFTELGAASRPAPAVTRAVAAKAVVRQVAERQPSPLPGQP; from the coding sequence ATGAGCTATTATCAGGCCCTGGGCCTCGCTTGCGAGCCCTTCTCCAACTCTCCGGACCCGGATCTGCTCTACCGGGCCCCGTCCCATCTGGAATGCCTGCAGCACATGGAAATCGCCGTGCGGCTGCGGCGCGGACTCAACGTGGTGCTCGGCGAGGTGGGCACGGGCAAGACCACGCTCGGCCGGGAACTGACCCGGCTGCTCGACGGCGACGACGACATCGAGGTCCATTTTATCGACGACCCCTACCACGCCACGCCCGAGGATTTTCTGTTGTCCCTGGCCCGGCTGTTCGGCCTGGACACGGCGTCGCTCGGGCGCGACGCGGGGCTTTTGCGCGAGGCGCTCAAGGCCGAACTGCTTAGGCGCGGCCAGGACGGCCGGCGCATCGTGGCCCTGATCGTGGACGAGGGGCAAAAGATCACTCCGCCGTGCCTGGAACTTTTGCGCGAACTGCTCAATTTCGAGACCAACACGCACAAGCTCCTGCAGATCGTCATCTTCGCCCAAGACGAGTTCGAGGACGTGCTGGCCGCCCGGCCCAACCTCGAGGACCGGGTCAATTTCCGCTACCGGCTTTTGCCGCTTAACAGGCCCCAGACCCGGCGCATGATCGAAACCCGTCTGGCCCTGTGTTCCCCGGACGGACAGGCCCCGGCCGTTTTCACGGCCCTGGCCTGCCGCCGCATCCATCGCCTGACCGGCGGCTATCCGCGCAAGATCGTGCGCCTTTGCCACCTGTCCATGCTGCTTGCGGTCGGCTTTGGCCGACGTCGCATCGGCTGGGGACTGGTCGGCCGGGCGGCCCGGGAGTCGCGGGGGGGCGCTTCGGCGTGGCTGCGCCGGGGAAGCCTTGCCGCCGGCTGCGCCCTGGCCGGGCTGATCGTCGTGGGCATGGCGAGCGGCCGGCCGCCGTTCGTGCGCCACGGCGCGGATATCCTGACCCGGGCGGTCGCGACCCTGACCGCCCCTTCGACGACCGCTTCTTCCGGGGAGCGGACGCCGGCCCCGAATGCCGCGCCCGTGGCCGCGCCGGCCGTCGCCGGGGCGGATGCGCCGCTTCTGGCCGCCCACGGCGGCGTGACGCCAACGCCGGCGGGGGAGGCCGCGGGTCCGGCTCCGACCCCGGCCGAAGCCGTTTCGCCGGCCACAGGCGACACCCCGGCTTCGGCCGCGTCGCAAACGGCCACGGTCGAGGTCCCGGCCGCCGCGCCGCCGGCTCCGACCAACCCGGCCGCGCCGGCCCCAAAGGCGGGCCAGGGACGGGATCTGGCCGCCGCCTTGGATCTGGCCGCCGCCGCCTTGCCGCCGAGCGCCTCGGAAAACGTCATCGTGGTCGCCCCGGACGACGCCCTGCCGGCGGCGTCCGCCGTGGCCGCCTCCTCGCCCGAATTGCCGCCGGCCATGCCCGTTCCCGGAAACGCGGCCGCGCCCGACCGGATCGGGGCCTGCGTCATGCGCCCGGGCTGGAGCGTGAGCAAACTGGCGGCGCGGCTCTACGGCAACGGCGGCAGGAAGGTGCTGGCCCAACTGTCGGTCGCCAATCCGGGCAAGCACTTCAACACGATACGGGTCGGCGAAACCCTGGTCTTTCCGCCCATAGAAGCCGCCGCTCCTCCGGCGGGATCGTACCTGGTCAAGGTGGCCAGCGTCGACGGGCTACAGAAGGGATACACTTTTATTTCCCGCCACATAGACAAGACGGAACTCTCGCTTTTCTGCACCCGGCTGCCGGACGCGAGCCTGCGCTACGATGTGGTGCTGCCCGTTTTGTATCCCAATCAGGAGGCGGCGGAGGCGGCCCTGGCGGGCCTCCCCCGGGAGCTTGCGGCCAAGGCGGTGCTCCTTGGCGGCTATCCGGCCGGCACGACCTATTTCACGGAACTCGGCGCGGCCTCCCGGCCCGCTCCGGCAGTGACCCGGGCTGTGGCGGCCAAGGCCGTCGTCCGGCAGGTGGCCGAACGGCAGCCGTCGCCGCTTCCCGGTCAGCCGTAG
- a CDS encoding tetratricopeptide repeat protein yields the protein MGRMVLALPECAISIPHITTRPFPDAMMQHAFSWGRLSKPWPLLILFSGLAVLWGCWPIVALDFDLWYHLTGGAWIVQHMRLPDAPFFSYAPAGKGWVDYYWLFQVLVHGLYQVGGYVALSLLRAALYLATVWGIYAYFRAAREDDGAGAGVVALLFTCAYALALQPRDALLRPHAFTYLYIVFLHYVLNYRQRLAWALPVLTVVWANLHGVEFPVVMLVLGAYLAEYFLAKLMRREHAAARYKAVRWPAIVSLYAICVTPAGFSLLAKAFGGPPFHERVVMELAAQPLDRFLALFFYPDERLMAGVTNALVLAAALGGVWLAVNRRLRLSRVVLFAGGIILLPMMRRFTYEYLLLTLPVLGDAAVLAASRFTRPIKARTAALASLAAVGLTLWTSVAFWGYRPHYPVDTARLPVGVCNFLMQEGPGGRIFNVPNSGGYLQWRLYPKYKIYMDMQTMLFPGLDLFTSVTAFGNERVMRGVLRDYAPGFLLADVQDKDSAKLIKKAGGHFEPVFFDDMLTLYVDADRFPDLVARFGLKALVPATCITADYEAMDAKERDAAMAECRRLLAIYPDGLAVNTVAAKILIAGGRYPEAAEIAARLMKLYPARYMGYALDGLVAFKEGRYEASLSRNKEALARALPSEREMVVRNIYATYARLKEFGKAYETLLSVVNPMAPGTKFTDLYDLGMSAVACGKSREGAQLLAMAKVKAGPEDAEKVKEIESLEEMLRRG from the coding sequence ATGGGACGCATGGTGCTGGCGTTGCCCGAGTGCGCCATCTCCATTCCGCACATCACGACACGACCTTTTCCTGACGCCATGATGCAGCATGCTTTCTCCTGGGGCCGACTTTCCAAACCCTGGCCCCTCCTGATCCTTTTTAGCGGCTTGGCCGTCCTTTGGGGCTGCTGGCCTATCGTGGCCCTGGACTTCGACCTTTGGTACCACCTGACCGGTGGGGCCTGGATCGTCCAGCACATGCGTTTGCCGGACGCGCCCTTTTTCTCCTATGCCCCGGCGGGCAAGGGCTGGGTGGACTATTACTGGCTTTTCCAGGTGCTGGTGCACGGGCTGTATCAGGTGGGCGGCTATGTCGCCTTGTCGCTTTTGCGCGCGGCGTTGTACCTGGCCACGGTCTGGGGAATTTACGCCTATTTTCGCGCCGCGCGCGAAGACGACGGGGCCGGCGCGGGCGTCGTGGCGCTTCTTTTCACCTGCGCCTATGCGCTGGCCTTGCAGCCGCGAGACGCGCTGTTGCGGCCCCATGCCTTCACCTACCTTTACATCGTCTTTCTGCATTACGTGCTCAATTACCGCCAGCGCCTGGCCTGGGCGCTGCCGGTCCTGACCGTTGTCTGGGCCAACCTGCACGGGGTGGAGTTTCCCGTGGTCATGCTCGTTTTGGGCGCGTATCTGGCCGAATATTTCCTGGCCAAGCTCATGCGCCGGGAGCACGCCGCCGCCCGGTACAAGGCGGTGCGCTGGCCGGCCATCGTTTCGCTCTACGCCATCTGCGTCACGCCGGCCGGCTTTTCGCTTTTGGCCAAGGCCTTCGGCGGGCCGCCGTTTCATGAACGCGTGGTCATGGAGCTGGCCGCCCAGCCGCTGGACCGGTTCCTGGCGCTTTTTTTCTATCCCGACGAGCGGCTTATGGCCGGAGTGACCAACGCGTTGGTCCTCGCGGCCGCTTTGGGCGGCGTGTGGCTGGCCGTCAACCGGCGGCTGCGGCTCAGCCGGGTGGTGCTTTTCGCCGGCGGCATCATCCTTTTGCCGATGATGCGCCGCTTCACCTACGAGTACCTGCTGCTCACCCTGCCGGTTCTGGGCGATGCGGCGGTGCTGGCCGCCTCGCGGTTCACCCGGCCGATCAAGGCGCGCACGGCGGCGCTCGCCTCCCTTGCGGCCGTGGGGCTCACGCTTTGGACCTCGGTCGCCTTTTGGGGCTACCGGCCGCATTATCCGGTGGATACGGCCCGTCTGCCTGTCGGGGTCTGCAATTTTCTCATGCAAGAGGGACCCGGGGGGCGCATTTTCAACGTGCCCAATTCCGGCGGCTATCTGCAGTGGCGGCTTTACCCCAAGTACAAGATCTACATGGACATGCAGACCATGCTCTTCCCGGGGCTCGATCTTTTCACGAGCGTGACCGCTTTTGGCAACGAGCGGGTCATGCGCGGCGTGCTGCGCGACTATGCGCCGGGATTTCTGCTGGCCGACGTGCAGGACAAGGATTCCGCCAAACTGATCAAGAAGGCCGGCGGCCATTTCGAGCCGGTTTTTTTCGACGATATGCTGACGCTTTATGTCGACGCGGACAGGTTTCCCGACCTTGTCGCCCGGTTTGGGCTCAAGGCGCTCGTCCCGGCGACCTGCATCACGGCCGATTACGAGGCCATGGACGCCAAGGAGCGGGATGCGGCCATGGCCGAGTGCCGGCGGCTGCTGGCGATTTATCCGGACGGGCTGGCGGTCAATACGGTGGCGGCCAAGATCCTGATTGCCGGGGGCCGCTACCCCGAGGCGGCGGAAATCGCGGCGCGTCTCATGAAGCTCTATCCGGCCCGCTACATGGGCTATGCCCTGGACGGGCTGGTCGCCTTCAAGGAAGGGCGTTACGAGGCGTCGCTTTCGCGCAACAAGGAGGCGCTTGCCCGGGCCTTACCGTCCGAGCGCGAGATGGTGGTGCGGAACATCTACGCCACCTATGCGCGGCTCAAGGAGTTC
- a CDS encoding sigma-54 interaction domain-containing protein: protein MRRRFDPGLAVLVPVILGGVAALSVLCAGWLPVLFPRLVPAGSPVVAALLSGIAVAGVSAVFVLVALRPIRRLLATAPPVLPRPPEASERALGEFDRLGIVADQMAETLGKLDARALFPDMVGESRVMRGVFAQILKVAATDATVLLLGESGTGKELAARGVHDKSPRAGEPFVAVNCAAIPPGLLESELFGHEKGAFTGAVARQIGRFEQAGGGTLFLDEIGDMPLETQSKILRALETRQIERLGGGRGVPMRARIVAATHRDLAVLIRQGAFREDLFHRLNVFPLSLPPLRERREDIPILAERFLDALRPGAALSVEALQRLLAYDWPGNVRELRNTMERAAVLCGGAVVSPAHLPGLVAEGPDAACEAGAGTDLDGRLAAYEKSLIEAALARTGGVQARAAGLLGIKERSLWHRVKKLGIQPGVFKDYGGKTG from the coding sequence ATGCGACGACGTTTCGATCCGGGACTGGCGGTGCTGGTCCCCGTCATTCTGGGTGGCGTTGCGGCCCTTTCCGTTCTGTGCGCCGGCTGGCTGCCCGTGCTTTTCCCGCGCCTCGTGCCGGCGGGGAGCCCGGTCGTGGCGGCGCTGCTCTCGGGCATAGCCGTGGCCGGGGTTTCCGCCGTGTTTGTGCTTGTGGCGCTACGGCCCATACGGCGGCTTCTTGCCACCGCGCCGCCGGTTTTGCCCCGGCCTCCGGAAGCTTCGGAGCGCGCCTTGGGGGAATTCGACCGGCTGGGGATCGTGGCCGACCAGATGGCCGAGACCCTCGGCAAGCTGGATGCCCGGGCGTTGTTTCCGGACATGGTGGGGGAAAGCCGGGTGATGCGCGGCGTTTTCGCCCAGATTCTCAAAGTGGCCGCCACGGACGCCACGGTGCTCCTTTTGGGGGAATCGGGCACGGGCAAGGAACTGGCCGCCCGGGGCGTGCACGACAAGAGTCCCAGGGCGGGCGAGCCGTTCGTCGCGGTCAACTGCGCCGCCATCCCGCCGGGGCTGTTGGAAAGCGAGCTGTTCGGCCATGAAAAGGGCGCTTTCACCGGGGCCGTCGCCCGCCAGATCGGCAGGTTCGAGCAGGCCGGCGGGGGCACGCTTTTTCTGGACGAGATCGGCGACATGCCGCTTGAGACCCAGTCCAAGATACTGCGGGCGCTGGAAACGCGCCAGATCGAGCGGCTCGGCGGCGGGCGCGGCGTGCCCATGCGCGCCAGGATCGTGGCCGCCACCCATCGCGATTTGGCCGTCCTGATCCGCCAAGGCGCGTTTCGTGAAGACCTCTTCCACCGGCTCAACGTCTTTCCGCTGTCCCTGCCGCCGCTTCGGGAGCGCCGGGAGGACATCCCGATTCTGGCCGAGCGCTTTCTGGATGCCTTGCGCCCTGGGGCCGCGCTTTCGGTCGAGGCCTTGCAGCGGCTTTTGGCCTACGACTGGCCGGGCAACGTGCGGGAGCTTCGAAACACCATGGAACGGGCGGCGGTGCTGTGCGGCGGTGCGGTGGTTTCCCCGGCCCACCTGCCGGGGCTGGTGGCCGAGGGACCGGATGCCGCTTGTGAAGCGGGGGCGGGAACCGACTTGGACGGGCGGCTGGCGGCGTATGAGAAGTCGCTTATCGAGGCGGCGCTGGCCCGCACGGGGGGGGTGCAGGCCCGGGCGGCGGGGCTGCTGGGGATCAAAGAGCGCAGCTTGTGGCACCGGGTGAAAAAGCTCGGCATCCAGCCTGGCGTGTTCAAGGATTACGGCGGGAAAACGGGCTGA
- a CDS encoding GspE/PulE family protein produces MEPRKRLRLGEMLVSAGLVTEDQLRQALAAGKRAGLRLGQQLVREGTVKESDIVDLVSRQMGLSKYTPERFPVDASLAAVIPAEMALRARLVPLQKTGNLIRVAMPDPLDVSSIEDIEIYKNCEVEPIICTERELGHLTSAIYGMGLGIEGVLDSIESMSDDEAQPVARGTEDVQVSSLEDMAGEAPVVRFVNSLLSQAVREGASDVHISPERDQVQIRMRIDGKLKAVPSPPKPMILPIVSRIKILGNLDIAVSRVPQDGRFTVAIDKREINIRVSTLPTIHGENLVLRLLDMSAGGLLLTDLGLSSDDLAKIRLVVEKPYGMFLATGPTGSGKSTTLFALLREINRPDINVVTLEDPVEYRLDGVRQVQLNRRAGMTFASALRSTLRQDPDVVLVGEIRDAETAAIATQAALTGHKVLSTVHTNDAAGAVMRLMDMGIEPFLVSSVLVVSIAQRLVRRVCPNCAEPYTPKPEVLRFWNLENTQGAVFMRGRGCYMCGDSGFKGRVGLYEILVLDEDIQEMVARRATSREITRFAADSGRLKLLQDDARLKILEGKTTFEEASSAVML; encoded by the coding sequence ATGGAGCCCAGAAAACGCCTGCGTCTTGGCGAGATGCTCGTCTCCGCCGGACTCGTGACCGAAGACCAGTTGCGTCAGGCCCTTGCCGCCGGCAAGCGGGCCGGGTTGCGGCTGGGGCAGCAGCTCGTGCGCGAGGGGACGGTCAAGGAATCCGACATCGTCGACCTCGTAAGCCGCCAGATGGGGCTTTCCAAGTACACGCCGGAGCGCTTTCCCGTGGACGCCAGCCTGGCCGCCGTCATCCCGGCCGAAATGGCCCTGCGCGCGCGGCTCGTGCCGCTGCAAAAGACCGGCAACCTCATCCGGGTGGCCATGCCCGACCCTCTCGACGTCAGTTCCATAGAAGACATCGAGATCTACAAGAACTGCGAGGTGGAGCCCATCATCTGCACCGAGCGGGAGCTCGGCCACCTGACCAGCGCCATTTACGGCATGGGACTCGGGATCGAAGGCGTGCTCGACAGCATCGAGAGCATGAGCGACGACGAGGCGCAGCCGGTCGCGCGCGGGACCGAGGACGTGCAGGTCAGCTCCCTGGAGGACATGGCCGGCGAGGCCCCGGTGGTGCGCTTCGTCAATTCGCTTCTGTCCCAGGCCGTGCGCGAGGGCGCAAGCGACGTGCACATAAGCCCCGAGCGCGACCAGGTGCAGATACGCATGCGCATCGACGGCAAGCTCAAGGCCGTGCCTTCGCCGCCAAAGCCCATGATCCTGCCCATCGTCTCGCGCATCAAGATCCTCGGCAACCTCGACATCGCCGTCAGCCGCGTGCCCCAGGACGGCCGCTTCACGGTCGCCATCGACAAACGCGAAATCAACATCCGCGTCTCGACCCTGCCGACCATCCACGGCGAGAACCTGGTTCTTCGCCTCTTGGACATGAGCGCCGGCGGGCTGCTCCTCACCGACCTGGGCCTTTCCTCGGACGACCTGGCCAAGATCCGGCTGGTGGTGGAAAAGCCCTACGGCATGTTTCTGGCCACCGGGCCGACGGGTTCGGGCAAGTCCACCACGCTTTTCGCGCTGCTTCGCGAGATCAACCGGCCCGACATCAACGTCGTCACCCTTGAGGACCCGGTCGAGTACCGCCTGGACGGCGTGCGCCAGGTGCAGCTCAACCGCCGGGCCGGCATGACCTTCGCCAGCGCCCTGCGCTCCACCTTGCGCCAGGACCCGGATGTGGTGCTGGTGGGCGAAATTCGCGACGCCGAAACCGCCGCCATCGCCACCCAGGCGGCGCTCACCGGCCACAAGGTGCTTTCCACCGTGCACACCAACGACGCGGCCGGCGCGGTCATGCGGCTTATGGACATGGGCATCGAGCCGTTTCTGGTGTCCTCGGTGCTGGTCGTTTCCATCGCCCAGCGCCTGGTGCGCCGGGTCTGCCCCAACTGCGCCGAGCCCTACACGCCAAAGCCCGAGGTGTTGCGGTTCTGGAATCTGGAGAACACGCAGGGCGCGGTTTTCATGCGCGGCCGGGGCTGTTACATGTGCGGGGATTCGGGCTTCAAGGGACGCGTCGGACTCTACGAGATCCTGGTCCTCGACGAGGACATCCAGGAGATGGTGGCACGGCGCGCCACGTCGCGGGAGATCACCCGGTTCGCCGCCGACTCGGGACGGCTGAAACTGCTGCAGGACGATGCGCGACTGAAAATTCTGGAAGGCAAGACCACGTTCGAGGAGGCTTCCTCGGCGGTCATGCTCTGA
- a CDS encoding type II secretion system F family protein, which produces MPQYSYEAINEAGNTIRGVLEADSPDGAKNRLSAMGYIPVSVQRGLGGTGRGTLSSLEVALSRVKPQELILFTKQFKTMLAAGLSMLEILKVLEQQTENPRLRRICGRMADDVKKGASISEALAEHKGVFSPLYVSMVRAGETAGALPEVLDRLIYIISHEHQVRADIRSALQYPLTVVIALVGAFFFLLTFVVPVFAKIFASAHVELPLPTRIALYLNVFITHYWYALLGGVLAVIASLYFWFKTEGGKVARDAFFLHIPIIGKLFQKAAMSRFASIFAILQSSGVPVLTTIDILVETIGNAAISKEFRRVQDMIRTGQGLSAPLSRAKYFTPMVVTMVSVGEESGNLDDMLSAISEHYDAEVAYAVKRLSDALGPVLIVGLAGVVGFFALAIFLPMWDLSQVALRH; this is translated from the coding sequence GTGCCGCAATATTCCTACGAGGCCATAAACGAGGCCGGCAACACCATCCGGGGCGTGCTCGAGGCCGACAGCCCCGACGGCGCGAAAAACCGCCTGTCCGCCATGGGCTATATCCCGGTGTCGGTCCAGCGCGGGCTTGGCGGCACGGGACGCGGGACGCTGAGCTCCCTCGAAGTGGCGCTGTCCCGGGTCAAGCCGCAAGAGCTGATCCTTTTCACCAAGCAGTTCAAGACGATGCTCGCGGCCGGCCTGTCCATGCTCGAGATTCTCAAGGTGCTGGAGCAGCAGACGGAAAACCCGCGACTGCGGCGCATCTGCGGCCGCATGGCCGACGACGTCAAGAAGGGCGCCTCCATTTCCGAGGCCCTGGCCGAGCACAAAGGCGTTTTTTCGCCGCTCTACGTCAGCATGGTGCGGGCCGGCGAGACGGCCGGCGCATTGCCGGAGGTGCTCGACCGGCTCATCTACATCATTTCCCACGAGCACCAGGTCCGCGCGGACATCCGTTCGGCGCTCCAGTATCCCCTCACGGTGGTGATCGCGCTTGTCGGCGCCTTTTTTTTCCTGCTCACCTTCGTGGTGCCGGTTTTCGCCAAGATTTTCGCTAGCGCCCACGTGGAGCTGCCGTTGCCCACGCGCATAGCCCTGTACCTCAATGTCTTTATCACCCATTATTGGTACGCTCTTTTGGGCGGGGTGCTCGCCGTCATTGCCTCCCTGTATTTCTGGTTCAAGACCGAAGGCGGCAAGGTGGCGCGTGACGCCTTTTTCCTGCATATCCCGATCATCGGCAAACTGTTCCAGAAAGCGGCCATGTCGCGTTTCGCTTCCATTTTCGCTATCCTGCAATCGAGCGGCGTGCCGGTCCTGACCACCATTGACATCCTGGTCGAAACCATCGGCAACGCCGCGATTTCCAAGGAGTTCAGGCGGGTTCAGGATATGATCCGCACCGGGCAGGGGCTTTCCGCGCCGCTTTCCCGGGCCAAGTATTTCACGCCCATGGTGGTGACCATGGTGTCGGTCGGCGAGGAGTCGGGCAATCTCGACGATATGCTTTCGGCCATAAGCGAACACTACGACGCCGAGGTGGCCTATGCGGTCAAACGCCTGTCCGACGCCTTGGGACCGGTCTTGATCGTGGGGCTGGCCGGCGTGGTGGGATTTTTCGCCTTGGCCATTTTCCTGCCCATGTGGGATCTGTCCCAGGTGGCGTTGCGGCATTGA